The nucleotide sequence CCAAACCCTTAAGACTACCCGTGACACCTTGCTACCGCGCCTGATCTCCGGCCAGTTGCGCATCAATCACCTTACCGAATAGCCAACGCTTGGAACTCACTATGGCATTTGTACCCAACGAGAAATTCACCGAACTATTGGCTCTGCTCAAAACCGGTGGTACATCAATCCCGCGAAGCAAAACACCCGAGCACATCGCATTTGCAAAGTCTTTTCCTGCCAACACATTGGCGACACTGACGCTTGACCAGTATTGCGTTGGCAAGAAATCGCAGGAGAGCTTTTGTTGGTGGATTGAGCGTGGTCTTCAATCAGTCTTGGGGCGGTACATGCCCGGCACCTCCAGAGGACATATCGTTTACTTCAAGCCGGATGGTGAGGTCTACAAAAACCGCAAGTTGCGTGACCTGTCGGACACGGATGCGCTTCAGTACACCTTGAAAATTCAGTCTGCCATTGCGAATGCAGACGTTACCAAAGACCTCAGTTGGATAGACGATGACGAGCAGCTATACAAGCGTGCGGGTGTAACACCACGTGTCACTATCGGTGACGGTCGGAAACTACGCATCCTGAGTTGCTATAACCCCGACGCAGTGCTGCCGATTTCGTCATCGCATCACTTGAAGCACTTTTTGGAGTTGTTTGGCTGTCCAGTTGCGGACATTCCCAAGGTTGAGCAGCCCGTTGCGCGCTCAATGCTTTTGCGTGAACTGTTTTTTTCCGCTCAGAAACAGATACCCGGCATTACCCCATACGACTTCATGCATGTCTTGTATAGCCCGACTGCTGGATTCGCTCCGGTCAAAGAGGCAAGTGCAGAAGTGGATGACGGCTCTGACGACGAGTCGGTACTGCTGCCTGTTGCAGGGGATGATGAGGATTCGGAACTTCCGACTGGTCTAAACACGATTCTGTATGGTCCACCAGGAACAGGAAAAACGTTCACAACCATTGATGAAGCCATCAAGATTTTGGACCCCGAGTTCTATGCCAAGAATGAGAGCGAGCGCGAATCCCTCAAAGAGCGATTTGATGATCTGGTTGCAAACAATCGCATCAGGTTCGTGACATTTCACCAGAGCTTTAGCTACGAAGACTTTGTTGAAGGCTTGCGGGCAGAGACTGACGAAGCTGAAGGCGGGCAGATTCAGTATGTCATTGAGAAGGGGGTATTCCAAGCGATCTGTGAAGACGCAAGCAAGCCCATTCAGAGTGCAACCGCAAAGCTGGGTGTTAGCGACAGCCCCCGAATTTGGAAGATTTCCATTGATGGAACTGGTGATAGCGCAACCCGTCAGTATTGTTTAAAACATGGCGAGGCCCGAATTGGCTGGGGTAACGTCGGCGACCTAAAGACGGCGCAATTGAATGACCCTTCGTTCACATTGGGATCAAACGACAGAAGCACTCTCGAACTCTTTGGCAATGAGATTGCAGTTGGCGACGTCCTGCTCTGCATCGGAAGCAACACAGAGGTGGCGGCGATTGGCATCGTCAGTGGCAACTACCGCTATGAGGCAACGCCGCCTAGCAGTGTTCGGGCAGATTACAAAAACGTTCTGCCCGTGAACTGGATAGTCACCGATTGCAATTTTTCAATATTGAACCTCAACAGTCAAAAACGCTTCACGTTAAAGACGGTCTACGAAATTACCCGCTTCAGTTGGCCCGAACTGCTGAAAGGTCTAAGCGCAGCGGGTGTTGATTTGAAAGCTGTTGGCCCCACTGAAATCACCTCAGCTCCTTTCGTTCTGATCATTGATGAAATCAACCGTGGCAATGTCTCCCGCATATTCGGTGAACTCATTACGCTGATTGAACCCAGCAAGCGACTTGGCGCGAAAGAGTCTTTGACCGTCACATTGCCCTATTCAAAGAAGCCATTTGGCGTACCGAAAAATGTCTATTTGATTGGCACGATGAATACGGCTGACAAGTCGTTGACTGGCCTCGACATTGCGCTGCGCCGCCGATTCGTCTTTAAGGAAATGCCTGCTAAGCCGGAGCTGTTGGACAAGGTGACTATCTCCGGGCTGTCCGTGGGCCAGATGCTGCGGTCGATCAATCAGCGCATTGAAGTTCTACTTGACCGGGACCACTGTATCGGCCATGCCTACTTTCTACCGCTAGACAAGGACCGCTCCATTGAACGTTTGTCGGCAATATTCAAACAGCAGGTTCTGCCACTACTTCAAGAGTACTTTTTTGAAGACTGCGAGCGTATTGGCTGGGTACTGAATGATCACCGTACCAAGGGTGAGCCGTTCATTCGATCTGGCGGTCATGGCTCAACGTCATTGGCAAAACTCTTTGGCTCGGAAGTGGCGGGCGGTCTTCGTGACACACGTTGGGCGGTTAACGAAGCTGCCCTCACATCCATCGACAGTTACATCAACATTGTTGGAGTTTCAGAGTGATTGTGCAATCGGTTGTGGTGCGCGAATACGCACGTCTTACGACTGAAAAAGTGGATGGCACGTCCATTGAAAGCACGCTTGATCGGGCACAGATTTCACAGTCTGCCTTCGATTGGATTTGCAAGTTAAACCAAAAATTCAGTGCGGCTGGTGCATCTCTTGCGATAGTCGAGGGGCGGACTTGGTTGCGG is from Rhodoferax aquaticus and encodes:
- a CDS encoding AAA family ATPase; translated protein: MAFVPNEKFTELLALLKTGGTSIPRSKTPEHIAFAKSFPANTLATLTLDQYCVGKKSQESFCWWIERGLQSVLGRYMPGTSRGHIVYFKPDGEVYKNRKLRDLSDTDALQYTLKIQSAIANADVTKDLSWIDDDEQLYKRAGVTPRVTIGDGRKLRILSCYNPDAVLPISSSHHLKHFLELFGCPVADIPKVEQPVARSMLLRELFFSAQKQIPGITPYDFMHVLYSPTAGFAPVKEASAEVDDGSDDESVLLPVAGDDEDSELPTGLNTILYGPPGTGKTFTTIDEAIKILDPEFYAKNESERESLKERFDDLVANNRIRFVTFHQSFSYEDFVEGLRAETDEAEGGQIQYVIEKGVFQAICEDASKPIQSATAKLGVSDSPRIWKISIDGTGDSATRQYCLKHGEARIGWGNVGDLKTAQLNDPSFTLGSNDRSTLELFGNEIAVGDVLLCIGSNTEVAAIGIVSGNYRYEATPPSSVRADYKNVLPVNWIVTDCNFSILNLNSQKRFTLKTVYEITRFSWPELLKGLSAAGVDLKAVGPTEITSAPFVLIIDEINRGNVSRIFGELITLIEPSKRLGAKESLTVTLPYSKKPFGVPKNVYLIGTMNTADKSLTGLDIALRRRFVFKEMPAKPELLDKVTISGLSVGQMLRSINQRIEVLLDRDHCIGHAYFLPLDKDRSIERLSAIFKQQVLPLLQEYFFEDCERIGWVLNDHRTKGEPFIRSGGHGSTSLAKLFGSEVAGGLRDTRWAVNEAALTSIDSYINIVGVSE